The window ttccggAATATTGTAAAGGTAAATAGACTCTTTTCATCCCGCCCGCCTGAGGACCTATGTGAATGTTTTGGAATGGGGATGAGGATCTGTATGTTATCATAGGAAAATGATCTTTcttagtgttttttttcttcttttcttctttgttggtTCTAGTTTGTCATTTCCTGAAATTGTTTCAGCATATCCAACTTTTTCtccctataatttttttgagtGATTTTGCCATCTTCATGTACCTCAATATTGGGTATTTGTGAGTTGTGACTTAATATCTTTATATAGGTCTACTCCTGCTAATGGAGCCATCGGTGGAAAAGTAAATGTGACCTCTCAACAAAATGGCCTTGGTTTTCGTGCTTCCTCCACTAGGACTGATCAAGACAATGGCTTCTTTCCCAATGATAGAAAAGATCTTCCTGTTGGTTCTGAAAAGGAAAGGGCCCTTCTCAAAGCGGTTAATAGGTAGAAATAGCATCTTAAGCACATGCATCATCAACTTTGTTTCGTATGTTTCTTTATTTCCCCCtcattaaatttctgtttccttttcccccccccccccccctttttgttgTGATGCTGCAAAATCCAataaattttctctccttgcgggaaattttatttattttctacttttaTTATCTATTAAACTTATTCTGTgtctttcccctttttattaGGCAATTCCATAATCTTTTGCTTGGATTTTTATGAAATTGCATTATTTCTGTGTTATATGATATCCAGGTCAAATGTTCGTGAAGATATTATTAGCTCTGGTCCCAGTTCAATTACAAAGTTGAGTGCATCTGTCAGGGCACCACGATCAGGTCCTTGTATGATGCCTAAGGCATCACCTAGTGCCCATCGAGCTATTGGAGTTGCCGAGGAATGGGAGCTTTCACAATGTGTGAACAAGGTCCCAGCTGTTGTTGGGGCTAGCAATAGGAAACGTCCCCCATCAACTCGTTCTTCATCACCACCTGTGGCACAATGGGCTGGGCAAAGGCCTCAAAAGATATCTCGTGTTGCAAGAAGAACAAATCTTGTCCCTCCTGTTCCAGTTCCAGATGGGACACCAACTTCAGATACAGGATCTCATGTTGTAGGTAATGAAAATGAACAGGCCTTCCCAAGACGCCTGTCCAGTAATGTTTCTCAGCAAGTTAAAGTAAAAGGTGACCTTTTATCTTCAGCTGCGTTATCAGAAAGTGAGGAGTCGGGAGCTGCTGAAGTCAAATCCAGAGACAAAGGAAAGAAGTCTGGTGAGCCAGATGAGAAAACTGGACAGAATGTTCAAAAGGCTTCGACTTTAGTATTGTCATCAAGAAAGAATAAAATGTCCACTGATGAAGATCTTGGAGATGGTCTTTGGAGACACGGAAGAACTGCACGCGGTTTCACTTCAGCAAGGTCTAGCGTGCCAATTTCTGTTGGGAAGCTTGACAACATGCACACTGCAAAACAGCTCAGAAGTACAAGGCTTGGCCTTGAGAAGACTGAAGGGTAATTACCCTTATGTTAGTCACCCTTATGTTGTCCAACATTTCTTTTTGATGTTCATAATATTGTATTCTTATTAAAACCTCTCAGTAGATTAATTTACTTTTCTAATAATGTTGTGCTGTATTTCTTGGTTCAGTAAAGCAGGCCGTCCACCTACTAGGAAGCTGTCTGACCGTAAGGCATATAAACGTCCCAGGTTTGCCGTGAATGGTGGAGGCGTTAATTTTCAAGGTatttcatctttctctctcttttcatttttatgtattCTCCCTTTTGcattttctgatttttggaTTATTGATTTAATGGAACATCTTCCACAAATTACGCAGGGCACTATCATggtttcttcatcttgttcACTAATTTGTGTGCTTTCATTTTTCCAGGAGAACCAGATGATGGCCATGAAGAACTACTAGCTGCTGCAAAAGCTGCTATTAACCCCAGTACTATTCTCACGTCAATTATGTATTATTGTGTTCTTGAAAGGTTGTTCTATTCAGACAGACTGATTGGCATAGTTATCAAATGCAGCTCATGCTTGTTCAAGTTCATTCTGGAGACAAATGGAGCCTCTCTTTGGTTTTGTGTCAGATGAAGATGTAACTTATTTGAAGCAGCAGGTAATTTGCGTAATAATTTCCCTGTTTTTGAATTTCTTAAGTTGCATATTCTTGTACCataaattggaaaatttttaattcaaatttgTTCTTGCGTTGATAATGATAATCAGATTTCCCACATCAGTAAATCTGCCATGGATGTGCATGTTAGTGCTAGTCAAAACTTGAAGGTAACCATTGTCAAGTATTTTTTAAGGTAATTGGTGCCACTTGAGGCCCGAGATTTTATACATTTTACTCGCTTTGTTTCAGGGTGATTTTGGAACTAGTTTGCTGGAACCAATTGTGAGCCCCATCAGTGGAGTTGATTGTGGTACTGTCAATGCAGTTGGATCAATTGAATGTGAGAGAGATATAGCATTCATGAATGAAATAAAGCCTGATGAATATTTGTCAGAGCAGTACTATCTGGGACTAAGGGATAATAATGTGATTCCTCTTTCCGAAAGGCTCATTGCAGCTCTAATTTCAGAGGAAGAGTACGAAGGATCTTGTTCTATAGGAGATGAAGATGTCAAGTTCAATATAAATGGAACTAGCTCTGAGTTGGATGAAGACTTGAAATCCAGTAGTATGAGTCAACCAGAATTGGGAAACTTTCAGACGGTTGCACGAGCTGCTTCAAATGGCTATAGGATAAGGGCCACCCGTGGATACCTTGACCAGATGGAACATAGTGAGCTGGGTGATGTTGATGTAGTGGCAGATCCGACTTCTGGAATAGTCTCCTGGCATTCTTCAAATGGCCTCCAATCAAACAAAGCAGCAATGCCTGTCAGGGCTTGTACTGTACTTCAGTATGAAAAGATGACCATGAATGAAAGACTTCTCCTGGAGCTTCAGAGTATTGGCATTTTCCCAGGTTCAGTGGTATGTTTCCATTGCCTGAGCACTCACTTTCAATGCATTTGCAGAGTCTTGGAGAATACTTCAGTCTATTAAGGGTTTCTGTATCCTCTTTGATACAACCTATTCAGTGTGTCACTCTGCGTGCATAATCTTGTTTATAATTTTCGCAGCCCACAAAATGAGATGAAAATTGGATGGTTTTCTTGAATCTGCATCCCTTTGTTTGAGGCTTGGAGCTGCTTCACTTTTAGCGTGTTGTTTCATTTGTTTCCTATATTAATAATGTTTTTTTAATCGCTTACTGTGGTTTGgattaaatgatatttgaattGTACGCTTTTTCTTGAAGTTGCATGCTGGAGCTGCTTCACTCCGAGTGCTTTATCTCATTTTCACCTCTAAAGTTTTTTATATGATTCTTTATAGATGGCCGTGGTTTGGATTTACCATTGCCCTCCTAACTGCATGTTGCTCTTATTTCAGCCTGAGTTAGCACAGCGAGAAGATGATGAGATCAGTGAAGAAATTAGCAGAAACAAGGAGAAGCTTCAAGATCTGGTACTTCTTAAATAATTGTTATTTTACGAGAAATACATGTCCTTATATTTTAACCAAAACACGATATTATAGCCAATGACTTAGCCCAAtatctgtaaaaaaaaattgcaacaaCAGAAACAACATAATACCCTTATCCCGACTAagtggggtcggctacatgggtcCGATAGAAGCATTAAATAGTATTGGTAAATCTATGCACAATTCTAATGACTGTTCTCCCAAATTCGCCCTTCCTTtctgttttcttgtttttgtccattgtgtattggtggtgttcAAAGTCCTTGTTTATCTTCACATCTGGGTAAGCTTCTATTGAAATTGTGCCTCTGTATGTTTATAAactctttatattttttatgttattcTACTAAGCAGTCTCTATGAATTTGTCACCATTCTCATTCATCCATAACTTGCAGGGTACCTATTTGGCCACAATGGTTATGGTATGAGTGTGCTGCACGTGTGCTTGTGCATTTATGCATTGGCACTAGCTATAATTAACCTTTTGAAATTATCGCTGCTTATGTTCTTCCATAGCAATCAGCATGGATGTTATTATgcatttccaatttttttttggtctaaaCTGGTAACGGAGAAAATTTTCATTGGCATTCTCTTAATGGGACATGTAAAAGAGAGTCTATTTGTGTGAGTATGTAGTACTCTTTATAATGTCTGTCTCATGGATACTTCTCTTGTAGGTTAACAAGAAGAAGACATTACTTCTTGGGCTGGAAAGTTCTGTCTCGGAAGCAAGAGAATCTCAAGAAAGGTAAAAATGTGCCGGCCCTCATTAGACTATTCTATATACAATTAACGCTActtatttttcctaatattttTTGTGTCACGGTTTTTTTAATGTGAACATTTTTCAAATGTGTAGAGAGATTGAACGCAGTGCCCTTGACAGACTTGTTGGAATGgcttttgaaaaatatatggtTAGTCCTGATTATCCGAACCTAATACTTGTAAATTTTAACCTGTGGCATGATATGTTTTAAATTCTTTATCTAGAGTTCATGATCTATTTATCGATATAAATATTGAAGAACTCATTCAAATTACCAGGCACTTTCccactttatgcatattttctttcttcctccaaaaTTTGTACTTGTGTTTAATGCACAAGAAATTGGATATATTGAGGGCATTGGTGATCCAGCTTGGAAATCCAATTCCATGCTTTATTTGCGTGTGTGTAGGATATGATATACTGGTTATCTTTCTTAGTTGAACATAAAGTTTTGAATCCATTTGAAACTGAGGTGTCAGGGTTTTCTGCACCGCCCTTATCAAGCAATTCAGAATCTTATATAAGTTTATCCGGCTTTAGGTGGTACCTCCTTTCAATTCACTTAATTCCTTCTTTTGTTGTTGCAAATCCaaacaccaccaccccccccccacccccaccccacccacgggaaaaaaagaaagaaaaaaaggacgTTTATTGGAAGGATGCCGACCTTTTTGTCCCATGTTAGAAGGTGATTGTCGAAATTTTAATGATCTTTCTCTAGTCAACAATGTAAGTTGGTTAGTTGTAggtgtggttttctttctcaaatTGACATCAAATTAGTATGAGCCTCATGTACTACTTAGTAATATTAGAAACTGCTGCATTCTCACTGGCCAGTCTAGGTTTTTATATATATCTGGATTTTCTGGAGTATTCTGTCCCATGGTTGAGATAAGCTTACCTCATACAGAAAAGTTTCGAAGCATAAAGTTGAAATTTTAGTCCTTGCGAGAAGCTGATCCAAACCCCTTCTTGTTAAGCCATGTGGCTTTGCTTCAGGTTGCTTTGGCTTGTATCTCGTTGACAAGGTAGGATTTGTCCTTGTTATCTCAGCCCTTGGAATTTTACCCCCCATGAATATTAACAAATGTAGGGTACAAGTTCCAAACAGTGCAATTGGTGGGCAACAGCCACCCCCGAGACTATGTCATAAGGAGAACAGAAAAGCACTGTGTTTTCACGCAAACTGACAGATGAATACTAGTTGCAAAATACATTATTTGTTGAGCAACCATCATTtggtttttcttcatcatttttctcattaacTGATCAAGACTTCTATTGGAGTGACCAGTTTGGCCTGGAATTGGGAATCTAACATAATGAGATGGGAGAATCTCCATGGCTCACCATGGGACTTCTTATCTGGTCAGGCTGAATTACTTTCTATAATTACTCTCTCAAAGTCCCTATTGTGCATATAATCTACCACACTTGCGAGAGCATATTAATGTATAATTCACTTATCCAATGAAACCTGAATATACTTCAACAATCGAATCATCCCACCATCTAATAGATCTTCCAGTGCACAATTGTCATGGATTACTGAATGAGCATCTATCAGAGTTCAACTTTGCCTCACCTTCATGAGGAGGCTGATGAGTTGGAATAATTATCTGTAGTGGCTGCCAAGGATAAGAAAGAGTGATTAGATGTAGAAAAGGATTTGTTACAGTTGAATACTTATTTTAttaaaacagaaatagaattttattaatgaaataGGAAAATGAAGATATCATGGTTATCGTatcaacagagagagagagagtttccaAGAGACGAACAATCACTCATTGGAATAGAGATCTAATAAGGAGGCCCCAAGGCTCACTGCTTCTGGTCAAGCTCTCAGAAAACCTTAGTTTCCTGCTCTGTACATCCAGTGAGGTGTTCAGTCTGGATACGATGTATGAATTATATATAATCTGTAAGCCTCAATGGGCCTCTATAGCCCACTATGCTAATCAATTATGATGAGACACTGGTCTCCCCTAACAGATTTAACCAGTGATGGATCTGAACCTTCAGCTATAATGTTTTTCAGTACTATTCTAACTTGTTTTAGTCTTCACACTACAACAGAGTCTAAAGGTTTTGTTCCtatccctccccccccccccccccccaaacaacaCTTTCCACCCCATTTCATTATCCtttttacttcttttctttttcaaataaataGCACATAGTGCCTTAAGGAAATGATTCATTCCTTCAGAACTGCAGTGCCTCAAGCATGAGTGTCATCATCAAAAGCTTCTGATTGCTTTGCTCCCTTGCAATAGGGTGCATTATCTGTATTATGCTTTTATTGCTAGGTGGCTATTTATTACTATCTGAATTCTGAAATACTGCACCAAGGAACTTTAATCTTAACAAATGAactcttgtttcttttttgtagTTTAGTTGCTCTTTTTCTCTGCAGGATGATCTTCGAAAATTATGGCTCCTCAATtttttggagaaattttttcctttctgtttttgtttttttttttttgtttttcttttcttttggaaaattttattCCTTACTATTTTCTTAGATATGGTCATATTCATCATTCTTCACTAATAGAAGTAAAGCACCATTCCAATGCATCTACTGGTGTGATCATGTAAACCTCAGTTATCATATTATGATCATGCTTCTGAGAATTCtgtttaataattttttacaCATAATAGAGATTGATATAATATTACGTTCATGGTTGAAGGCTTGTTGGGGCCCTCATGCGCCTAGTGGAAAGAGTTCAAGTAGCAAAATGGCTAAGCATGCTGCCTCATCTTTTATTAAACGAACACTAGAACGATGCCAGAACTATGAAAATACAAGCAAGAGCTGCTTTAATGAGACCGTgttcaaagatttgttttgttCCGTGTCTTCCCGCCTCAACAATGCAGAACGCGTTGATGCAATGACCGAGGGGGAACCTGCCAATCCTTGTGGTGACACTCCTACCTGTTCTTCAgaagttagggtttcaggtacTTCGCATATCATCCCTTGGAGAAATACTTTCATCTATACCCAAGTCCTGTAAATATGTATGTGAGTTTGTATGACTATTTTTTTTGAGCATCTGTCCAATTTACAAGTGTTTAGTGGGATTTAATAACAAATGGACTAATTAATTAATCTTGTCATGGTTAGTCTCATATCACAGTTTTGGTGGTTGatctattttatcttttgcaGCTTCCATGGCCTTGCATCAGCCCCCTAGTGCAATTTCATGCTTAAGGCAGAACATTGATGCCTGTGAGAAGAATCCTTTTGATGTCTTTCAGTCAGGAAATCATCTATCTGAACCAACTACTGGTAAAGAAGAAACATGGACGAGTAGAGTGAAAAAGAGGGAGTTGTTGCTGGATGAAGTTGTTGGTGGAACTGGTGGTTCTTCTCTGAGAAACCCATCAGTTGTCAGGAGTGCTCTTGTAAGTGGTACCAAAGGAAAgaggagtgagagggagagggagggaaaGGGGCATAACAGAGATCCGTCCTCTAGAAATGGCACCGGTAAAATTGGTCGTCCAGCTTTGGGCAATGTCAAAGGTGAAAGGAAGCCAAAAACAAAGCCTAAGCAGAAAACAACTCATTTATCGGCTTCTGTCAATGATCTTCTTGGTAAGGCTTCAGAGCTACCCAAAGCTGTATCGCTCCCAGTCCCGAAAGCGTGTGAGATGACCAGTGATAGAAATATCAAGGAAAATGATGAGTTGGCCTTGGAGACATTGAATGACCCCGAAAACATTGATTTATCAAACCTGCAGCTACCTGGAATAGATGTACTTGGCGGGCAAGGCCAAGATTTTGGTTCCTGGTTGGATATTGATGATGATGGATTGCAAGGCGATGACTTTATGGGGCTTGAGATTCCGATGGATGACCTTACTGACTTAAACATGATGGTTTAAATTGTCTGCTCTG is drawn from Macadamia integrifolia cultivar HAES 741 chromosome 7, SCU_Mint_v3, whole genome shotgun sequence and contains these coding sequences:
- the LOC122084150 gene encoding uncharacterized protein LOC122084150 translates to MFWNGDEDLSTPANGAIGGKVNVTSQQNGLGFRASSTRTDQDNGFFPNDRKDLPVGSEKERALLKAVNRSNVREDIISSGPSSITKLSASVRAPRSGPCMMPKASPSAHRAIGVAEEWELSQCVNKVPAVVGASNRKRPPSTRSSSPPVAQWAGQRPQKISRVARRTNLVPPVPVPDGTPTSDTGSHVVAALSESEESGAAEVKSRDKGKKSGEPDEKTGQNVQKASTLVLSSRKNKMSTDEDLGDGLWRHGRTARGFTSARSSVPISVGKLDNMHTAKQLRSTRLGLEKTEGKAGRPPTRKLSDRKAYKRPRFAVNGGGVNFQGEPDDGHEELLAAAKAAINPTHACSSSFWRQMEPLFGFVSDEDVTYLKQQISHISKSAMDVHVSASQNLKGDFGTSLLEPIVSPISGVDCGTVNAVGSIECERDIAFMNEIKPDEYLSEQYYLGLRDNNVIPLSERLIAALISEEEYEGSCSIGDEDVKFNINGTSSELDEDLKSSSMSQPELGNFQTVARAASNGYRIRATRGYLDQMEHSELGDVDVVADPTSGIVSWHSSNGLQSNKAAMPVRACTVLQYEKMTMNERLLLELQSIGIFPGSVPELAQREDDEISEEISRNKEKLQDLVNKKKTLLLGLESSVSEARESQEREIERSALDRLVGMAFEKYMACWGPHAPSGKSSSSKMAKHAASSFIKRTLERCQNYENTSKSCFNETVFKDLFCSVSSRLNNAERVDAMTEGEPANPCGDTPTCSSEVRVSASMALHQPPSAISCLRQNIDACEKNPFDVFQSGNHLSEPTTGKEETWTSRVKKRELLLDEVVGGTGGSSLRNPSVVRSALVSGTKGKRSEREREGKGHNRDPSSRNGTGKIGRPALGNVKGERKPKTKPKQKTTHLSASVNDLLGKASELPKAVSLPVPKACEMTSDRNIKENDELALETLNDPENIDLSNLQLPGIDVLGGQGQDFGSWLDIDDDGLQGDDFMGLEIPMDDLTDLNMMV